A genomic stretch from Mesoplodon densirostris isolate mMesDen1 chromosome 3, mMesDen1 primary haplotype, whole genome shotgun sequence includes:
- the LOC132486296 gene encoding zinc finger protein 226-like yields the protein RASVGIHTFSPIRESIRQRNHTNVRSVGRASFVAHQRVHTGEKPYKCEECGKGFSRPSSLQAHQGVHTGEKSYICNVCGKGFSRPSSLQAHQGVHTGEKSYICNVCGKGFTLSSNLQAHQRVHTGEKSYKCNECGKNFRRNSHYQVHLVVHTGEKPYKCEVCGKGFSQSSYLQIHQKAHSVEKPYKCEECGQGFHQSSRLQIHQLIHTGEKPYRCEECGKGFSRRADLKIHCRIHTGEKPYNCEEWGKVFRQASNLLAHERVQSREKPFKCEECGKSFGRSSHLQAHQKVHTGEKPYKCEECGKGFKWSLNLAMHQRVHTGEKPYKCGECGKHFIQASGLQLHQSVHTGEKPYRCDRCSKVFSRSSQLQSHQRVHTGEKPYKCETCGKSFSWRSNLTVHHRIHAADKSYKSDRSGKTIREPTHEKSSIK from the coding sequence AGAGCTTCAGTTGGAATTCACACCTTCAGTCCCATCAGAGAGTCCATACGGCAGAGAAACCATACAAATGTGAGGAGTGTGGGAAGGGCTTCATTTGTAGCTCATCAGAGGGTCCACACAGGAGAAAAACCCTACAAATGTGAGGAATGTGGGAAAGGCTTTAGTCGGCCTTCAAGTCTTCAGGCCCATCAGGgagtccacactggagagaaatcaTACATATGTAATGTGTGTGGGAAAGGCTTTAGTCGGCCTTCAAGTCTTCAGGCCCATCAGGgagtccacactggagagaaatcaTACATATGTAATGTGTGTGGTAAAGGCTTTACTCTGAGTTCAAACCTTCAGGCACATCAAAGAGTCCATACAGGAGAGAAATCatacaaatgtaatgagtgtgggaaGAACTTCAGGAGGAACTCCCATTATCAAGTTCATCTGGTTGtccacacaggggagaagccctataaatgtgaggtatgtgggaagggCTTCAGTCAGAGTTCATATCTTCAAATCCATCAGAAGGCCCACAGTGTAGAGAAACCTTACAAGTGTGAGGAGTGTGGGCAGGGCTTCCATCAGAGTTCACGACTTCAGATCCACCAGCTGATCCATACCGGTGAGAAACCATACAGATGTGAAGAGTGTGGGAAGGGATTCAGTCGTAGAGCAGATCTTAAAATTCATTGCAGAATCCACACCGGAGAGAAACCGTATAATTGTGAGGAGTGGGGGAAAGTCTTCAGGCAGGCCTCAAATCTTCTGGCCCATGAGAGAGTCCAGAGCAGAGAAAAACCATTCAAATGTGAAGAGTGTGGGAAGAGCTTTGGTCGGAGTTCACACCTTCAAGCCCATCAAAAAGTCCACACTGGAGAAAAGCCATACAAATGTGAGGAGTGTGGGAAGGGCTTCAAGTGGAGCCTGAACCTCGCCATGCATCAGAGGgttcacacaggagagaaaccatataagtgtggggaGTGTGGGAAGCACTTCATTCAGGCCTCAGGTCTTCAGCTTCATCAAAGcgtccacactggagagaagccgTACAGATGTGACAGATGCAGTAAGGTCTTCAGTCGGTCTTCACAGCTACAGTCTCATCAAAGAGtgcacacaggggagaagccttACAAGTGTGAGACCTGTGGTAAGAGCTTCAGTTGGCGCTCCAATCTAACAGTTCATCACAGAATCCATGCTGCTGATAAATCCTATAAAAGTGATAGGAGTGGTAAGACCATCAGAGAGCCCACACACGAAAAAAGTTccataaaatga
- the LOC132486816 gene encoding protein FAM170A-like translates to MKRRQKRKHLENEESQETAEKGGGISKSQEDLPQLGSTVVAKGCSPGAGEVSSASTYFSCASSPHKLIYAGIRKSYRDTAQPTAPLAQDQEEGETAPPSHCVSSSPSSPCKNNLHPDKEERGMKIYYMQVQVNKGVAVSWKTKKPLELPEKQLTIEEVTLPEDVCTVATDPSSDVSTESLLSDSEPTGEEKEYEERAEPGSPSGSPTIQETPRAKTPDWMVTMETGFRCMACCRVFPTLEILQQHVKFGVLEGFSCRVFHLTMAQWMGNVESESTPEEEGSVEPKTTSEDEEDEEDDLL, encoded by the exons atgaaacggcgacaaaagaggaaacatctggaaaatgaagagtcccaggaaactgccgagaagggaggag gaatctcgaagtcacaagaggatctCCCTCAacttggatccactgtggtggccaaaggctgcagcccaggggcaggggaggtctcctctgcctctacaTACTTCTCCTGTGCTTCTTCTCCGCACAAGCTCAtctacgctg gaatcCGGAAATCATATCGAGACACTGCCCAGCCTACAGCACCCCTAGCCCAGgatcaggaagaaggagagaccgctcccccatcacactgtgtctcctcctcaccctcttcaccctgtaagaacaatctgcacccagacaaagaggaaaggggcatgaaaatatactacatgcaggtacaagtgaacaagggtgtagctgtctcctggaagacaaagaaacccttggagttgcctgaaaagcagctgacgatagaagaagtgacccttcctgaggatgtgTGCACAGTAGCCACTGACCCCTCTTCTGATGTGTCcaccgaaagcctcctgtctgacagtgagcccactggggaggagaaagagtatgaggaaagggcagagccaggcagcccatcagggtcacctaCAATCCAGGAGAcacccagggccaagacaccggactggatggtgaccatggagaccggcttcaggtgcatggcctgctgccgggtcttccccaccttggagatcctccagcagcacgtgaagttcggcgtcctggagggcttcagctgccgtgtctttcatctcaccatggcccagtggatgggcaatgtggaatctgaGAGCACCCCTGAGGAGGAGGGCAGTGTGGAACCCAAGACCACCTctgaggacgaggaggacgaggaggacga ccttctgtga